One part of the Glycine max cultivar Williams 82 chromosome 14, Glycine_max_v4.0, whole genome shotgun sequence genome encodes these proteins:
- the LOC121173409 gene encoding pentatricopeptide repeat-containing protein At1g76280-like: MVSLATRGNIPIARTVHGKVYTNRLDIPVPSNKGPGSTMLDLKENKKLGYCIHPALMYIPDSISASIEQQIICMGNKKAKSTELAGLNGQKHPLLKKALSRSFDDIIHGCAKQKNHMLARKLMLQMKNLGLQPSRHTYNGIIKVVSHRSFGDAIRVLKKMQQKNLKPYDSTLASLSITCSKALQLDLAEAFLNQISECLYPNPYNASCNQLVSSNVKVQNKVMHFTILLFARLINVTCI; encoded by the exons ATGGTTTCATTAGCCACCAGGGGAAACATTCCTATTGCTAGAACAGTTCATGGGAAGGTGTATACTAATAGACTGGACATCCCTGTGCCTTCAAATAAAGGGCCAGGCTCAACCATGTTGGACTTGAAGGAGAACAAAAAATTGGGCTATTGTATTCACCCTGCTCTTATGTATATACCTGACAGTATTTCTGCAAGTATAGAGCAACAGATTATTTGCATGGGGAATAAAAAAGCTAAGAGTACTGAATTAGCTGGGCTGAATGGGCAAAAACATCCGCTGCTTAAGAAGGCATTGAGTCGGTCCTTTGATGATATAATACATGGGTGtgcaaaacaaaagaatcatATGCTTGCAAGGAAGCTTATGTTACAG ATGAAAAATCTTGGTTTGCAGCCATCCAGACATACATATAATGGCATTATTAAAGTTGTTTCTCATAGAAGCTTTGGGGATGCCATAAGAGTG TTGAaaaagatgcagcagaagaatTTGAAGCCATATGATTCAACTCTAGCGTCACTTTCAATCACTTGCAGCAAAGCACTACAACTAGATTTAGCTGAGGCTTTTCTGAATCAAATTTCTGAATGTCTATATCCAAATCCTTATAATGCGTCATGCAATCAACTGGTGAGCTCAAATGTGAAAGTTCAAAACAAAGTTATGCATTTTACCATTTTATTGTTTGCGAGACTAATTAATGTAACATGCATCTAA